The Halomonas sp. 7T genome contains a region encoding:
- a CDS encoding DUF3311 domain-containing protein gives MTKTYHLLTGLHFTLCTLAMIWPGALIANHIEPTVLGLPFLFFWYILWMLILFIGMWVAFVVRHGGNRHD, from the coding sequence ATGACCAAGACCTACCACCTACTAACCGGGCTGCACTTTACGCTGTGCACCCTGGCGATGATCTGGCCCGGCGCGTTAATCGCCAACCATATTGAGCCCACCGTGCTCGGCCTGCCCTTTCTATTTTTTTGGTACATCCTCTGGATGCTGATTCTCTTTATCGGCATGTGGGTCGCCTTTGTGGTTCGTCACGGAGGTAATCGCCATGACTGA
- a CDS encoding LysR family transcriptional regulator: protein MEFRQLEYFIAVVETGSISAASRRVHVAQPALTRQMRLLEDDVGTQLLDRHARGIRLTVAGRALYSEATRLLDERAEIKARLLALGSGQTGKLSLGVTVTHLWLPEVAKLMGGYRGRYPQVALDVFPLLSGPQLERLQQGGLDAGILYLDEQAPQGIEARLLQRDHLLLAVPDTSSWAHSPPTCLAALADAEFVWGYRSISPIYYDRVVAHFARLKFEPRVVQYGADNLTILSMVAAGLGVAIVPAASRCHPMPGICFIELEELTTCAMPLWLAWRGGEVSPVLDNFIQLAEEQFG from the coding sequence ATGGAGTTTCGCCAGCTGGAGTACTTTATTGCCGTGGTGGAGACCGGCTCAATCTCGGCGGCCAGCCGTCGGGTGCACGTTGCCCAACCCGCGCTGACGCGTCAAATGCGGCTATTGGAAGACGATGTGGGCACGCAGCTGCTGGATCGCCACGCCCGAGGTATTCGCTTAACCGTGGCGGGTCGAGCACTTTACAGTGAAGCTACCCGGCTGTTGGACGAGCGGGCGGAGATCAAAGCGCGGTTATTAGCACTGGGCAGCGGACAAACCGGCAAGCTGAGCTTGGGGGTCACGGTTACCCATTTATGGCTACCGGAGGTTGCTAAGCTAATGGGCGGCTATCGCGGCCGTTATCCCCAGGTAGCCTTAGATGTTTTCCCGCTGCTTTCCGGCCCGCAATTAGAGAGGCTTCAGCAGGGCGGGCTTGATGCCGGTATTCTCTACTTGGATGAGCAGGCCCCCCAGGGTATTGAGGCGCGCTTACTGCAGCGCGACCACCTGCTACTGGCGGTGCCCGATACATCGTCGTGGGCGCACTCGCCGCCCACGTGTCTAGCGGCACTGGCCGATGCTGAGTTTGTGTGGGGGTATCGCAGTATCTCGCCGATTTATTACGACCGCGTGGTAGCGCATTTTGCCCGGCTGAAGTTTGAACCCCGAGTGGTGCAGTATGGCGCGGATAACCTCACCATTTTGAGTATGGTGGCGGCAGGCTTAGGGGTGGCGATTGTGCCTGCGGCAAGCCGCTGCCACCCAATGCCAGGCATCTGCTTTATCGAGCTAGAGGAGTTAACCACCTGCGCTATGCCGCTGTGGCTGGCGTGGCGCGGGGGTGAGGTGTCGCCCGTGCTGGATAATTTTATCCAGTTAGCGGAAGAGCAGTTTGGTTGA
- a CDS encoding muconate/chloromuconate family cycloisomerase, producing MSTVIQHIETLLVDLPTIRPHKLSMTTMACQTMVIVRMRHSDGIEGVGEGTTIGGLAYGPESPESIKRNIDTYLAPLLLGQPSSNIHQLRSLLNRHARGNMIAKSALETALLDAQGKRLGLSVAELLGGARQQHLPVLWTLASGDTAKDIDEALLRLEQRRHCDFKLKIGANPVEQDVRHVATIKDALGDRASVRVDVNQAWDESTAVRGIQALQDAGIELIEQPIPAREHAGLIRLANRFNVPMLADEAVQDARDGLDLVSGGFSGAFALKIAKSGGVYGVLELAHVAQAAGVGLYGGTLLEGTIGTAASLHAWATLPDMAWGTEMFGPLLLKDDIVVKPLNYHAFGVDLPTGPGLGITLDEDKLAHYSRND from the coding sequence ATGTCAACCGTCATCCAACACATTGAGACGCTGCTGGTCGATCTGCCGACCATCCGCCCCCATAAGCTCTCAATGACCACTATGGCCTGCCAAACGATGGTGATCGTGCGCATGCGCCACTCCGATGGCATTGAAGGGGTCGGCGAAGGCACCACCATCGGTGGCTTGGCCTATGGCCCGGAAAGCCCCGAGAGCATTAAGCGCAATATTGATACCTACCTGGCCCCGCTGCTGCTGGGGCAGCCCTCTAGCAATATTCACCAGTTACGTTCCCTTCTTAATCGCCATGCCCGCGGCAACATGATTGCTAAATCGGCGTTGGAAACTGCGCTGCTGGATGCCCAAGGCAAACGCTTGGGGCTCAGCGTTGCCGAGCTGCTCGGCGGTGCGCGCCAACAGCACTTGCCGGTTTTATGGACGCTGGCCAGCGGCGATACCGCGAAAGATATCGACGAAGCGCTGCTGCGCTTAGAGCAGCGCCGTCACTGCGATTTCAAATTGAAAATCGGCGCTAACCCAGTCGAGCAGGATGTTCGCCATGTGGCGACCATTAAAGACGCATTGGGGGATCGTGCCAGCGTGCGTGTGGACGTTAACCAGGCGTGGGATGAATCCACTGCGGTACGCGGTATCCAGGCGCTGCAAGACGCTGGGATTGAGCTGATCGAGCAGCCGATACCCGCCCGTGAACACGCTGGCCTGATCCGCCTCGCCAACCGCTTTAACGTGCCGATGCTGGCTGACGAAGCCGTGCAGGATGCCCGCGACGGGCTTGACCTTGTGAGTGGCGGCTTTAGCGGTGCCTTTGCCCTGAAGATTGCGAAATCCGGCGGCGTGTACGGCGTGTTGGAGCTGGCCCACGTGGCTCAAGCGGCGGGCGTTGGCTTATACGGCGGCACCTTGCTGGAAGGCACTATCGGCACTGCGGCATCCCTCCACGCTTGGGCCACGCTGCCGGACATGGCATGGGGCACCGAGATGTTTGGCCCGCTGCTGCTCAAAGACGACATCGTCGTTAAGCCGCTCAACTACCACGCATTTGGCGTCGATCTGCCCACTGGACCAGGGCTGGGTATCACGCTGGATGAAGACAAGCTTGCGCACTATTCGCGTAACGATTAA
- the catC gene encoding muconolactone Delta-isomerase — translation MLYHVEMTVKLPTDMPAEQAAEIKATEKAYSQDLQRQGKWRHLWRVAGSYSNVSIFDVEDNAELQALVSNLPLFPYMEISVKPLCRHPSSVCEDDS, via the coding sequence ATGCTGTATCACGTCGAAATGACCGTAAAGCTGCCAACCGATATGCCCGCTGAGCAAGCGGCAGAGATTAAAGCGACTGAAAAAGCCTATTCCCAAGACCTGCAGCGCCAAGGCAAATGGCGCCACCTGTGGCGGGTGGCAGGCAGCTATTCGAACGTCAGCATTTTTGATGTGGAAGACAACGCCGAGCTTCAAGCGTTAGTCAGCAATCTTCCGCTGTTTCCCTACATGGAGATCAGCGTTAAACCGCTGTGCCGCCACCCCTCGTCAGTGTGTGAAGACGATAGCTAA
- the catA gene encoding catechol 1,2-dioxygenase, whose translation MTVKIFNTPEVQEFLNTIAGLDQTGGNDRAKQIVHRLVSDLFKLIDDFDVTEEEYWAGVNLLNALGSQTQFGLLSPGLGFDHFLDMRQDAIDAEAKRTGGTPRTIEGPLYVAGAPEAEGFARMDDGQDNDGDTMWLTGQVRDVNGTPIAGAKVEIWHANSKGGYSFFDQTQSEYNLRRTIYADSEGRYTARSIIPSGYGVPEGAPTDVVLKSLGRHGERPAHIHYFVSAPGHQHLTTQINLAGDPYTYDDFAFATREELVVPANKVDDQDAIAKRELDGPFSEVVFDIELAKTEAPELQVRHARPRAKEDEHDLASQLAGTAKV comes from the coding sequence ATGACCGTGAAGATTTTTAACACGCCAGAAGTACAAGAGTTTCTAAACACCATCGCCGGTCTTGACCAAACCGGTGGCAACGACCGCGCCAAGCAGATCGTACACCGTCTAGTGTCTGATCTGTTTAAGCTGATCGACGATTTTGATGTGACCGAAGAGGAGTACTGGGCGGGCGTTAACCTGCTTAACGCGCTGGGTAGCCAGACCCAGTTTGGCCTGCTCTCGCCAGGGCTTGGCTTTGACCACTTTCTCGACATGCGCCAAGACGCTATTGACGCGGAAGCCAAGCGTACCGGTGGCACGCCGCGCACCATTGAAGGCCCGCTGTATGTGGCTGGCGCCCCGGAAGCCGAAGGCTTTGCGCGCATGGACGATGGCCAGGACAACGATGGCGACACCATGTGGCTAACGGGCCAAGTGCGCGACGTGAACGGCACGCCGATTGCCGGCGCCAAGGTGGAGATTTGGCACGCTAACTCCAAAGGCGGCTACTCCTTCTTTGACCAAACCCAGAGCGAGTACAACCTGCGCCGCACGATTTATGCGGACAGCGAAGGCCGCTACACCGCACGCAGCATTATCCCGTCTGGCTACGGCGTGCCGGAAGGTGCCCCCACCGATGTGGTGCTCAAGTCACTTGGCCGTCACGGCGAGCGTCCGGCGCATATTCACTACTTCGTCTCTGCACCGGGCCATCAGCACCTGACTACCCAGATCAATCTCGCCGGTGACCCCTACACCTATGACGATTTTGCATTTGCCACCCGTGAAGAGCTGGTGGTGCCGGCAAACAAAGTCGACGACCAAGACGCCATCGCCAAGCGCGAGCTAGACGGCCCGTTCTCCGAGGTGGTGTTCGACATCGAGCTGGCCAAAACCGAAGCCCCCGAGCTGCAAGTTCGCCATGCCCGTCCGCGTGCCAAAGAAGACGAGCATGACCTCGCCAGCCAACTGGCCGGTACCGCTAAGGTTTAA
- a CDS encoding Rieske 2Fe-2S domain-containing protein, which translates to MTTKLDQLENRVRGAVQDDPDQGIFRCHRSMFTDPEFFELELKHIFEGNWLFLAHESQIAEPGDYMTVTMGRQPVIITRDKQGELHGLINACAHRGATLCRRKRGNKGTFTCPFHGWTFKNDGKLLKAKNEKNGAYPDAFKEDGSHDLKRLPRFENYKGFLFGSLSDDVQPLEQHLGETTKIIDNIVDQAPEGLEILRGTSSYTYNGNWKLQAENGADGYHVSSVHWNYASTMERRNYDAGGTKAVDADGWSKSKGGFYSYENGHMMLWTRLLNPEVRPVYQQKEWIQEQLGDARADSIVNQTRNLCLYPNVYLMDQFSTQIRVLRPIDVNKTEVTIYCFAPKGESAENREVRIRQYEDFFNVSGMGTPDDLEEFRACQEGYHGGLAEWNDLSRGAKQWIEGADENAQAIDMKPLLSGASPEDEGLYVLHHKHWVDEMLRAIDKERSQFIATASA; encoded by the coding sequence ATGACCACGAAACTTGATCAACTCGAAAACCGCGTCCGCGGCGCTGTACAAGACGACCCTGACCAGGGCATCTTCCGCTGCCATCGCAGCATGTTCACCGACCCTGAATTTTTCGAACTTGAGCTAAAGCACATCTTCGAAGGCAACTGGCTGTTCTTGGCTCATGAAAGCCAAATCGCTGAGCCGGGCGACTACATGACCGTCACCATGGGTCGCCAGCCGGTGATTATCACCCGCGATAAGCAGGGCGAACTGCACGGCCTGATTAACGCCTGTGCCCACCGAGGCGCCACCCTGTGCCGCCGTAAGCGCGGTAACAAGGGCACCTTTACCTGCCCGTTCCACGGCTGGACCTTCAAAAACGACGGCAAGCTGCTGAAGGCCAAAAACGAGAAGAACGGTGCCTACCCAGACGCCTTCAAAGAGGACGGTTCCCACGATCTCAAGCGTCTGCCGCGTTTTGAAAACTACAAAGGCTTCCTGTTTGGCAGCTTAAGCGACGATGTTCAGCCGCTGGAGCAGCACCTAGGCGAAACCACCAAGATCATCGACAACATCGTTGACCAGGCCCCCGAAGGTCTTGAGATCCTGCGCGGTACCTCGTCGTACACCTACAACGGTAACTGGAAGCTGCAGGCCGAAAACGGCGCCGATGGCTACCACGTAAGCTCCGTGCACTGGAACTACGCCTCCACCATGGAGCGCCGCAACTACGACGCTGGCGGCACCAAAGCGGTAGACGCAGACGGCTGGTCGAAGAGCAAAGGCGGCTTCTACTCCTATGAAAACGGCCACATGATGCTGTGGACCCGGCTGCTTAACCCGGAAGTACGCCCGGTTTACCAGCAAAAAGAGTGGATCCAAGAGCAGCTGGGCGACGCCCGCGCCGACTCTATCGTCAACCAAACACGTAACCTCTGCCTCTACCCCAACGTCTACCTGATGGATCAGTTCTCCACGCAAATCCGCGTGCTGCGTCCCATCGACGTGAATAAAACTGAAGTGACGATTTACTGCTTCGCCCCTAAAGGCGAGTCGGCGGAAAACCGAGAAGTGCGTATCCGCCAGTACGAAGACTTCTTTAACGTCTCTGGTATGGGCACGCCTGACGATCTTGAAGAGTTCCGCGCCTGCCAAGAGGGCTACCACGGCGGATTAGCCGAGTGGAACGACCTCTCTCGCGGCGCCAAACAGTGGATCGAAGGTGCGGACGAAAATGCCCAGGCCATCGATATGAAGCCCCTGCTCAGCGGTGCCTCACCGGAAGACGAAGGCCTTTACGTGCTGCACCACAAGCACTGGGTCGACGAAATGCTGCGCGCGATTGACAAAGAGCGCAGCCAGTTCATCGCCACCGCATCCGCCTAA
- the benB gene encoding benzoate 1,2-dioxygenase small subunit, with amino-acid sequence MSITYHDIQAFLYREARLLDDRQWDEWLECYRKDAEFWMPAWDDDDQLTRDPHSEISLIYYPNREGLEDRVYRIKTERSGASTPEPRTTHQISNLEVLAQEGDKVELRFNWHTLSHRYKVTDQFFGAAFYTLDVSGDTPLITRKVVQLNNDYIHQVIDVYHV; translated from the coding sequence ATGAGCATCACCTATCACGACATTCAAGCCTTTCTGTACCGTGAAGCGCGCCTGCTGGACGACCGCCAGTGGGATGAGTGGCTTGAGTGCTACCGCAAAGACGCTGAGTTCTGGATGCCCGCTTGGGATGACGACGACCAGCTGACCCGTGACCCGCATAGCGAGATCTCGCTGATCTACTACCCCAACCGCGAAGGGTTAGAAGACCGCGTTTACCGCATCAAGACCGAGCGCAGCGGGGCGAGCACGCCAGAGCCGCGTACTACGCATCAAATCAGCAATCTCGAAGTGCTCGCTCAAGAGGGCGATAAGGTTGAGCTGCGCTTCAACTGGCACACGCTGAGCCACCGCTACAAAGTCACCGATCAGTTCTTTGGGGCCGCGTTTTACACCCTAGACGTGTCCGGTGACACACCGCTTATCACAAGAAAAGTCGTGCAACTCAATAACGACTATATCCATCAGGTCATTGACGTTTATCACGTGTGA
- the benC gene encoding benzoate 1,2-dioxygenase electron transfer component BenC encodes MSYTIALNFEDGVTRFIGCKAGETVLDAAYRQKVNLPMDCSDGVCGTCKGHCEQGEFEMGDEYLEDALSDEEAAEGQILTCQMVPSSDCVIQVPVASTLCKTQVGKVEGTVAAVEQLSEDSIELAVALDEGTEITFLPGQYVHIDVPGTEVHRSYSFSSLPGEKRATFLIRNIPNGVMSGYLGGRAAVGDRLTLTGPLGSFYLREVTRPVLMLAGGTGLAPFLSMLAQLVEKGCDAPIHLIYGVNKDDHLVKVDALEAFAAKLPNFTYATVVVDEASAHPRKGYVTHHMDAGVMHDGDVDVYLCGPPPMVDAVLKHFNAEGIKPQSFHYEKFTPNQVGESA; translated from the coding sequence ATGAGCTATACCATTGCCCTCAACTTTGAAGACGGCGTCACCCGTTTTATTGGCTGTAAAGCAGGCGAAACGGTGCTGGACGCCGCTTACCGGCAAAAGGTCAATCTACCCATGGACTGCTCTGACGGCGTATGTGGCACCTGCAAAGGCCACTGCGAGCAGGGCGAATTTGAGATGGGTGACGAATACCTGGAAGACGCGCTTTCTGATGAAGAAGCGGCAGAAGGCCAGATTCTTACCTGCCAAATGGTGCCCTCGTCGGACTGCGTTATCCAAGTGCCGGTCGCCTCTACGCTGTGTAAAACGCAGGTAGGTAAGGTTGAGGGCACGGTTGCTGCGGTCGAGCAGCTCTCCGAGGACAGCATTGAGCTTGCAGTGGCGTTAGATGAAGGCACTGAGATCACCTTCCTGCCCGGCCAGTACGTGCATATCGACGTGCCGGGCACCGAAGTGCATCGCTCCTACTCGTTTAGCTCCCTGCCGGGGGAAAAGCGTGCCACTTTCCTGATCCGCAATATCCCTAACGGGGTGATGAGTGGCTATCTCGGAGGGCGGGCAGCCGTGGGCGATCGCCTGACCCTAACCGGGCCACTGGGCAGCTTCTACCTCCGTGAGGTCACCCGTCCGGTGCTGATGCTGGCAGGCGGGACGGGGTTAGCGCCGTTTCTCTCCATGTTGGCGCAATTGGTCGAGAAGGGCTGCGACGCCCCGATCCACCTGATCTATGGCGTTAATAAAGACGATCATTTGGTCAAAGTGGACGCGCTGGAGGCCTTTGCAGCCAAACTGCCCAATTTCACCTATGCCACCGTAGTGGTGGACGAGGCCAGCGCTCACCCGCGTAAAGGGTATGTCACCCATCACATGGATGCGGGCGTGATGCACGACGGCGATGTGGACGTTTACCTGTGCGGCCCGCCGCCGATGGTGGATGCGGTACTCAAGCATTTTAATGCCGAAGGCATTAAGCCCCAAAGCTTCCACTACGAAAAATTCACCCCGAACCAGGTGGGAGAAAGCGCATGA
- the benD gene encoding benzoate diol dehydrogenase BenD, translating into MSNSAVNGPHFQDRVMVITGAAQGIGRRLAERAAAEGAHLVLVDRADYLHEVVAGLQAEGNKVIAVQADLETWAGAEQVMQAAKEAFGRVDILINNVGGAINFKPFTEFTEAQISAEIQRSLMPTLWCCRAALPTMVAQGSGVIVNVSSAATRGIHRIPYSAAKGGVNALTASLAFEFAEHGIRVVATAPGGTEAPPRRISRGTPEPQNATEQAWFQAHIDQTKQSCLMKRYGTLDEMVAPILFLASDEASYITGSVVPVAGGDLG; encoded by the coding sequence ATGAGCAACTCAGCCGTTAACGGCCCGCATTTTCAAGACCGAGTGATGGTGATTACCGGTGCCGCTCAGGGGATTGGGCGACGCCTTGCCGAGCGTGCCGCTGCTGAAGGTGCCCACTTGGTGCTGGTTGACCGCGCCGACTATCTCCACGAGGTGGTCGCCGGGCTGCAGGCTGAAGGTAACAAAGTGATAGCGGTGCAGGCCGACCTCGAAACCTGGGCCGGTGCCGAGCAGGTGATGCAGGCGGCCAAGGAAGCCTTTGGCCGGGTCGATATTCTGATTAACAACGTGGGCGGGGCGATTAACTTCAAGCCGTTCACCGAGTTTACCGAGGCGCAAATTAGCGCCGAAATCCAGCGCTCGTTAATGCCTACGTTATGGTGCTGCCGCGCCGCGCTGCCCACCATGGTGGCGCAGGGCAGCGGTGTCATCGTCAATGTCTCTTCAGCGGCGACGCGGGGTATTCACCGGATTCCCTATTCGGCGGCCAAAGGCGGTGTAAATGCGCTGACGGCCTCGCTGGCCTTTGAGTTTGCCGAGCACGGTATCCGCGTGGTGGCCACGGCCCCGGGCGGCACCGAAGCGCCACCACGGCGTATCTCCCGGGGTACCCCGGAGCCGCAAAACGCGACCGAGCAGGCGTGGTTTCAAGCACATATCGACCAAACCAAACAGAGCTGCCTGATGAAGCGCTACGGCACGCTGGATGAAATGGTCGCGCCCATTTTGTTCCTGGCTTCTGATGAAGCGAGCTACATCACCGGCAGCGTTGTGCCTGTGGCAGGTGGTGACCTTGGCTAA
- a CDS encoding benzoate/H(+) symporter BenE family transporter: MKHIEKGVSLRHAPRDFLRDINVDNASTGLVAGILGLSVGVVHISAGTAAGLDSSFIMIWVISYLMINGLFGLFMPAYYRLPLPMANSIPGALMFAAVIPVVGLEAALGASLIAGAIALVAGLTGVMGIVMRLIPMPIVMGMVAGMLLSFGLNMVRPLESAIVPASIMILAFFISARLFRKIPPLVVAMLAGILYLIATGVDLSGIEATIRFPEFIVPQFTLSAFLTYGLPLAIILVGMETPAGVGLVKGMGYKEVPANAITAVGGFGTMVSAFFNLHSTCIAAPMTGICSSPEAGTHDKRWVAAVVAGAIFIVAAPFYGYVVSLLEATPRYFIAIIAGLALMRVITSSMSIAFAGKKHEIGALFAFLIAASGLQILGIGATFWALVLGVVVSGIFETKDFEFVFARNALTKSG; this comes from the coding sequence GTGAAACATATCGAGAAAGGCGTCAGCCTAAGGCATGCGCCCCGAGACTTCCTGCGCGACATCAACGTGGATAACGCCAGTACCGGCTTAGTGGCTGGCATCTTGGGCCTCAGCGTGGGCGTTGTGCACATCAGCGCAGGCACCGCCGCAGGCCTAGACTCTTCCTTCATTATGATTTGGGTGATCAGTTACCTAATGATTAACGGGCTGTTTGGGCTATTTATGCCCGCCTATTACCGTTTGCCGCTGCCCATGGCTAACTCGATTCCCGGCGCGCTGATGTTTGCGGCGGTGATTCCGGTGGTGGGCTTAGAAGCTGCCCTAGGTGCCAGCCTGATCGCAGGAGCCATCGCGCTGGTAGCGGGTTTGACGGGGGTGATGGGCATCGTCATGCGCCTGATCCCAATGCCGATTGTGATGGGCATGGTGGCGGGGATGCTGCTGAGCTTTGGCCTCAATATGGTGCGTCCGTTGGAAAGCGCGATTGTGCCCGCCTCTATTATGATCCTGGCGTTTTTCATCTCCGCACGCCTCTTCCGTAAAATTCCACCGCTAGTCGTCGCTATGTTGGCAGGCATCCTTTATCTGATAGCGACCGGTGTTGACCTGTCAGGCATTGAAGCAACGATCCGTTTCCCTGAGTTTATTGTTCCTCAGTTCACGCTCAGTGCCTTTCTAACCTACGGCCTGCCGCTGGCGATTATTCTAGTGGGAATGGAAACCCCCGCAGGCGTTGGCTTGGTCAAAGGCATGGGCTATAAAGAGGTGCCTGCCAATGCGATTACCGCGGTGGGTGGCTTTGGCACTATGGTGTCGGCGTTTTTCAATCTGCACAGCACCTGTATTGCTGCGCCGATGACCGGCATCTGCTCGTCGCCCGAGGCCGGCACCCACGACAAACGCTGGGTTGCTGCCGTAGTAGCGGGGGCGATCTTTATCGTGGCAGCGCCCTTTTACGGCTATGTGGTCAGCCTGTTGGAAGCCACGCCGCGCTACTTTATCGCCATTATCGCCGGGCTTGCGCTGATGCGGGTTATTACCTCGTCAATGTCGATTGCCTTTGCCGGTAAAAAACATGAAATAGGCGCGCTGTTCGCATTTTTGATTGCCGCCTCGGGCCTGCAAATCTTAGGTATCGGTGCCACGTTCTGGGCGCTAGTGCTGGGCGTTGTTGTCTCGGGGATCTTCGAGACCAAAGACTTTGAGTTTGTGTTTGCTCGTAATGCGCTTACGAAGAGCGGTTGA
- a CDS encoding benzoate/H(+) symporter BenE family transporter: MRIHKDWSVPAITAGFVAVLVSYSGPLAIFFQAAQSADISSAMMTSWVWAISIGAAVSGIVLSLWLKVPVVTAWSAPGTALLVTLFPGLSLNEAVGAYLTAALIIFVIGVTGSFDRIIRLIPPGIASAMMAGILFQFGVGVFVALESVPTLAVGMIIAYLVFKRLTPRYSLVLLLATGVALAVGLEGASLEGVSLQLAEPQFIRPEWTWNATLSLAIPLVLVSLTGQFLPGMAILRTAGYTTPAKPIITVASLTSFITAFFGGITTVIAAITAAICTSKEAHEDPEKRYVAGVANGVFYLIGGVFAGTIVALFTSLPAEFIAVLAGLALIGAITSNVSAFAAEKSHLEASVMTFIATASGGSFLGLGSAFWGVVVGALAYNVLHRRFRHTG, translated from the coding sequence ATGCGTATTCATAAGGATTGGTCGGTACCCGCCATTACCGCTGGTTTTGTGGCGGTGCTCGTCTCTTACTCCGGCCCACTGGCTATCTTTTTCCAGGCGGCACAGAGTGCTGACATTTCAAGTGCGATGATGACCTCCTGGGTCTGGGCGATTTCAATCGGTGCGGCTGTGTCGGGCATTGTGCTTAGCCTATGGTTGAAAGTGCCGGTGGTCACCGCGTGGTCAGCACCGGGCACTGCGTTGCTGGTCACCCTGTTCCCTGGGCTATCGCTAAATGAAGCGGTGGGGGCTTACTTGACCGCGGCGCTGATTATTTTTGTCATTGGTGTAACCGGGTCGTTTGACCGCATTATTCGTTTAATTCCGCCGGGCATTGCCAGCGCCATGATGGCGGGCATTCTGTTTCAGTTCGGTGTGGGCGTGTTCGTTGCATTAGAGAGTGTGCCTACGCTGGCGGTTGGTATGATCATCGCCTACCTCGTGTTTAAGCGGCTAACGCCCCGCTATAGCTTGGTGCTGCTACTGGCGACGGGCGTTGCATTGGCGGTGGGTTTGGAAGGTGCAAGCCTTGAGGGCGTTTCCTTACAGCTTGCTGAGCCGCAGTTTATTCGCCCTGAGTGGACATGGAATGCCACGCTAAGCTTAGCGATTCCCCTTGTGCTGGTCAGCCTGACAGGGCAGTTTTTACCGGGCATGGCCATACTGCGTACGGCAGGCTACACCACCCCGGCTAAGCCGATTATCACAGTGGCGAGTTTGACCTCGTTTATTACCGCCTTTTTTGGCGGTATTACCACGGTGATTGCGGCGATAACGGCGGCTATCTGCACCAGTAAAGAGGCCCACGAAGACCCGGAGAAACGCTATGTGGCGGGGGTAGCGAACGGGGTTTTCTACCTGATCGGCGGTGTTTTTGCGGGCACCATTGTGGCGCTGTTTACCTCATTACCGGCGGAGTTTATAGCGGTGCTGGCAGGACTTGCACTGATTGGCGCCATTACCAGTAATGTCAGCGCGTTTGCCGCTGAAAAGAGCCATCTTGAAGCCTCGGTGATGACCTTTATCGCGACGGCGTCAGGGGGCAGCTTTTTAGGGCTGGGCTCCGCCTTTTGGGGCGTGGTCGTGGGGGCGCTGGCCTATAATGTGCTGCACCGGCGCTTTCGTCATACAGGCTAG
- a CDS encoding LysR family transcriptional regulator, which yields MELRHLRYFCVVAEELNLTCAAERLHMSQPPLSRQIKQLEQEVGTELFERSSRGLRLTPAGVFFQQHALQILEKVEATTDATRRMARSQRTLFGIGFVPSVFYGQLPTLVRDLRQRDNLELSLAELTSIQQIQALKAGRIDIGFGRLRIDDPEVEQEILFNEPLVAALPLGHPLEGTTPNCEALAHYPLIIFPSKPRPSMADMILGIFRRQRLKVDVVQEANELQTALSLVACGIGITLVPEQVKRVQREGITFVSLEDKSLTTPVICSRRRGEKPSPIMQEANAILEVLVENRRTGRYP from the coding sequence ATGGAACTACGCCACCTGAGGTATTTTTGTGTTGTCGCCGAAGAACTTAACCTCACCTGCGCCGCTGAACGACTGCACATGTCGCAGCCGCCGCTTTCCCGCCAGATTAAACAGCTAGAGCAGGAAGTCGGCACCGAGCTATTTGAGCGTAGCTCCCGAGGTTTACGCCTGACACCCGCTGGGGTCTTTTTTCAGCAGCATGCGCTACAAATTTTAGAAAAAGTAGAGGCCACTACTGACGCGACAAGACGCATGGCACGCAGCCAGCGCACGCTGTTTGGCATCGGCTTTGTGCCGTCGGTGTTTTATGGGCAGCTCCCCACGCTGGTGCGCGATTTGCGCCAAAGAGATAACCTTGAACTCTCGCTGGCTGAGCTGACGTCAATTCAACAAATTCAAGCGCTGAAGGCAGGAAGAATCGATATCGGCTTTGGCCGGCTTCGCATCGACGACCCCGAAGTAGAGCAGGAAATCCTGTTTAACGAGCCCTTGGTCGCCGCCCTCCCCCTCGGCCACCCCCTTGAGGGCACCACCCCCAACTGCGAAGCGCTGGCGCACTACCCACTGATTATTTTCCCCTCAAAGCCGCGCCCCAGCATGGCCGATATGATACTGGGGATCTTTCGCCGTCAGCGGCTAAAAGTCGACGTTGTGCAAGAAGCGAATGAGCTACAAACAGCATTAAGCCTCGTGGCTTGCGGCATTGGGATTACGCTGGTACCCGAGCAGGTCAAACGCGTTCAGCGCGAAGGCATTACCTTCGTTTCGCTTGAGGATAAGTCACTGACCACCCCGGTGATCTGCAGCCGCCGACGCGGTGAAAAACCCTCGCCGATCATGCAAGAAGCCAATGCGATCTTAGAAGTGCTGGTCGAGAACCGCCGCACGGGGCGTTACCCCTAG